The proteins below are encoded in one region of Sphingobacterium sp. R2:
- a CDS encoding helix-turn-helix transcriptional regulator: MTDEDKQLLEKIGLRFRAKRNDLYYSLRDLSHITGISTGTLNGIEKGKDLTFTNFLTLCRSLEIQPALFFQHDIVFKSPYSLPPEAQERITLSKKLDSLVYQSDFFDTERRVSDVLIELGVDKSESNKFSVYLSNYCEEGTLVYRQHGNFKTYRKKTREKR, from the coding sequence ATGACGGACGAAGACAAACAATTACTTGAAAAGATTGGGTTACGCTTTAGAGCAAAACGAAATGATTTATATTACTCATTGCGCGACCTATCACATATAACGGGTATTTCAACAGGAACACTTAACGGTATTGAAAAAGGTAAAGACCTAACGTTCACAAATTTTTTAACCCTGTGCCGCAGTCTCGAAATTCAACCAGCACTCTTTTTTCAACATGATATTGTATTCAAATCGCCATATTCGCTACCTCCAGAGGCGCAAGAGCGAATTACACTGAGCAAAAAATTAGATAGTCTCGTCTATCAATCCGATTTTTTTGACACCGAAAGACGTGTTTCTGATGTATTGATTGAACTGGGAGTTGATAAGAGCGAGAGTAACAAGTTTTCCGTCTACCTATCAAACTATTGCGAAGAGGGAACACTTGTTTACCGACAACATGGAAATTTTAAAACTTACCGTAAAAAAACTAGAGAAAAGCGCTAA
- a CDS encoding universal stress protein, whose amino-acid sequence MKRIIVATDYAEEAEHALKFIMEVFAGKEYELVLFSLQNPSIHAMNARLSPDSMFKIVEHQSKILQHKADAITAESGVVAIPYLAAGLFYDQMTKCIEETGADLLVMGMAKRSFDQDMLGNTTTAAISKLKIPILSIPLGAKFTGLQHILFACDVVRGVQKEILEKVKDFASDFGAVLEVLNIRKTVEQLNEEKGRETREAINDVMGIVSYYYKNVTSNEVVKAIRDEVKESNTDLLVMIPYKYGFWSSLTHRSKTRMMASGLDIPLLTISI is encoded by the coding sequence ATGAAGCGGATTATTGTTGCTACAGATTATGCGGAGGAGGCAGAGCATGCCTTAAAATTTATTATGGAAGTATTTGCTGGAAAAGAGTATGAACTCGTTTTATTTTCCCTTCAAAATCCTTCAATTCATGCGATGAACGCTCGGCTTTCTCCCGATTCTATGTTTAAAATAGTTGAACATCAAAGCAAGATTCTACAACATAAGGCCGATGCTATTACTGCTGAGAGCGGTGTTGTGGCTATTCCATATCTAGCTGCAGGTCTATTTTACGATCAAATGACCAAATGTATCGAAGAGACAGGGGCCGATTTGTTAGTGATGGGTATGGCTAAACGTTCTTTTGATCAGGATATGCTTGGTAATACGACAACTGCAGCTATTAGTAAATTAAAAATACCGATCCTTTCTATTCCGCTTGGCGCAAAATTTACGGGTCTTCAGCATATTCTTTTTGCCTGTGATGTCGTTCGTGGTGTGCAAAAAGAAATTTTAGAAAAAGTGAAGGATTTTGCGAGTGATTTTGGGGCAGTATTGGAGGTACTCAATATCCGTAAGACCGTTGAGCAGCTGAATGAAGAAAAAGGAAGGGAAACACGGGAGGCCATCAACGATGTGATGGGAATTGTAAGTTATTACTACAAAAATGTAACCTCCAATGAGGTTGTAAAAGCCATTCGTGACGAAGTTAAAGAAAGCAATACGGATCTGCTGGTTATGATTCCCTATAAGTATGGTTTTTGGAGTTCATTGACCCATCGAAGTAAGACTCGTATGATGGCATCGGGGTTGGATATTCCATTGCTGACGATTTCGATTTAA
- a CDS encoding fatty acid desaturase, with protein sequence MQKKQIELTHYEKSSQIRKEINQSYQQLKGIYPILKRQNSIGMSIFAIAILAVLFVSIGWYRAVVPTWLMIISNAFFMGVLHEIEHDLIHWLYFKKQRGIHHFMLFSVWILRPLTVNPWIRRTLHHHHHKFSGTLHDVEERSVTNGERWSLKRLLTTPDVVLGGLFRLHRMFSDMDKEVVNGNLKLETSSKLKRIMFLSIVPVTIFAHVVLYLYFADSLMTWLNAFFELDLSFPQYVDNMLISFDGLIYVILLPNMLRQFCLHFITSNMHYFGDVEAGNVMEQTQVLTVWWTFPMQLFCFFFGWTHSIHHFVVNETFYVRHIGRKAAQDILRRYGVRFNDLGTFRRANRFRELSKREV encoded by the coding sequence TTGCAGAAAAAACAAATTGAATTGACACATTACGAAAAGTCGAGCCAGATCAGGAAAGAGATAAATCAGTCCTATCAGCAGCTTAAAGGAATATACCCCATATTAAAACGTCAGAACAGCATTGGAATGTCCATATTTGCAATCGCAATCCTAGCGGTTCTCTTTGTATCGATCGGTTGGTATCGTGCAGTTGTACCGACATGGTTAATGATAATTAGCAACGCATTTTTTATGGGCGTATTGCACGAGATTGAACACGATCTAATTCATTGGCTATATTTTAAAAAACAGAGAGGTATTCATCATTTTATGCTTTTTAGTGTATGGATTTTAAGGCCATTGACTGTCAATCCTTGGATTCGCAGAACATTGCACCATCATCACCATAAGTTTTCGGGTACGTTGCACGATGTTGAGGAGCGTAGTGTGACAAATGGAGAACGTTGGTCTCTAAAGCGTCTTTTGACAACCCCGGATGTTGTATTAGGAGGACTTTTTCGCCTTCATCGAATGTTTAGCGATATGGATAAGGAAGTCGTAAATGGAAATCTAAAATTAGAGACTTCTTCTAAACTAAAACGAATTATGTTTTTGAGCATTGTTCCCGTTACGATTTTTGCACATGTGGTATTATATCTCTATTTCGCAGACTCGCTAATGACTTGGTTAAATGCATTTTTCGAGTTAGATTTGAGTTTTCCACAGTATGTTGATAACATGTTAATAAGTTTTGATGGGTTAATTTATGTTATTCTTTTACCAAACATGTTACGTCAATTTTGCTTACACTTTATTACATCAAATATGCATTACTTTGGTGATGTTGAAGCAGGAAATGTCATGGAGCAGACACAGGTACTGACAGTTTGGTGGACTTTTCCGATGCAATTGTTCTGTTTCTTTTTTGGCTGGACCCACAGCATTCATCATTTTGTGGTTAACGAAACCTTTTACGTAAGGCATATTGGTCGTAAGGCAGCTCAGGATATCTTACGTCGATATGGTGTTCGTTTTAATGATTTGGGAACATTTAGGAGGGCAAACCGTTTTCGTGAACTTTCCAAAAGAGAAGTTTAG
- a CDS encoding TonB family protein — MSNSNYDIAYLKKYVNGELSPTEMYALEREAQRDPMLADMLMGIEMDQNKTVITAINQQISQRAKRDKAAKIKILDWKRLAIAASTVIVLGVGLLLFWQQEKNRSETKRTADVHVTPDKPKTTVMGEDSTTATDDIKSNIEPQDRSPQLADNNSPRFREEHPQEEVAILSREPSLRVKSLEEMEGPLNSDRPVFGLRPQDSATVIGYTPMAMQRESSQTMMRGSSSFNNTLAGKAAGISSVQQGGIPLQLTVRDKETGLPLSGVTIIQPNSKLATNTDAQGQATIQPSSVDSLVDIVALGYNTVAVNMRRSKNTTIRLQPSSNSLDEVVVTTMSSRKSKSAEPVWGWRSFNNYIKKKTAKSRYEGTVRISFYVDKGGFPTNISILQSANDYLDAKAKEIILSGPKWKGEDYRYVTLTLEFTL, encoded by the coding sequence ATGAGCAACAGTAATTACGACATAGCATACTTAAAGAAATACGTCAACGGCGAACTATCTCCTACAGAGATGTACGCTCTTGAGCGTGAGGCACAGCGTGACCCCATGTTGGCGGATATGCTGATGGGTATAGAAATGGATCAAAATAAAACCGTAATTACAGCAATCAATCAGCAGATTAGCCAACGTGCAAAAAGGGATAAGGCTGCTAAAATTAAAATATTGGACTGGAAAAGACTAGCCATTGCCGCCTCAACAGTAATCGTTTTGGGAGTAGGTCTTTTACTTTTCTGGCAGCAGGAAAAAAATAGATCTGAGACAAAACGTACTGCCGACGTACACGTTACCCCGGATAAGCCAAAAACAACGGTTATGGGCGAAGATTCTACCACGGCCACGGATGATATCAAATCAAATATCGAACCGCAAGATCGTTCGCCACAATTGGCAGATAACAACAGTCCCCGTTTTCGTGAAGAACATCCACAAGAGGAGGTCGCGATTTTATCGCGCGAACCCTCCCTACGTGTAAAATCACTGGAAGAGATGGAAGGACCTCTTAATAGCGATCGTCCTGTATTTGGACTGAGACCTCAAGACAGTGCGACCGTGATTGGCTATACACCGATGGCAATGCAAAGAGAGTCCTCTCAAACGATGATGCGAGGAAGCTCGAGTTTCAATAATACACTTGCTGGCAAAGCTGCGGGGATTTCGTCAGTACAACAAGGAGGTATACCCCTTCAACTCACCGTTCGCGACAAAGAAACGGGCTTACCTCTTTCAGGAGTTACCATCATTCAACCCAATAGTAAATTGGCGACCAACACTGACGCGCAGGGACAGGCGACCATCCAACCAAGTTCGGTGGATTCACTCGTCGACATCGTGGCGCTAGGTTATAATACCGTCGCAGTGAATATGCGCCGCAGTAAAAATACCACAATCAGATTGCAGCCCTCCAGCAACTCACTGGATGAAGTCGTCGTCACCACGATGTCTTCACGCAAATCAAAAAGTGCTGAACCCGTTTGGGGCTGGAGATCATTCAACAATTATATTAAGAAAAAAACAGCCAAAAGCCGTTACGAAGGCACCGTACGCATAAGCTTCTATGTTGATAAGGGCGGATTTCCAACAAATATTAGTATTCTACAAAGTGCAAACGATTACCTGGATGCCAAAGCCAAGGAAATTATACTTTCAGGTCCCAAATGGAAAGGAGAAGATTACCGATATGTTACATTAACCTTAGAATTCACGCTGTAG
- a CDS encoding prolyl oligopeptidase family serine peptidase, translating into MKFIFFICSLLMSQAAFGQKTSVINNESTVFTLETPNSKIDFLVIDPAPKSKKPLFLFCQGSLPIPLYFNYKKEGLSLFGGGLTNFNYQDIIKLYHLIVISMPETPVIVDESQLNDSYWYYGDSKDKNIPSRAYQEADYLDNYVNRAVSVLDYLSKQPWVDNSQLTVFGHSQGGHVAAKLANKYKKVSKLGLSGTNLFGRIDQDIRQAKRDVQKGKITWQQASQKIEQTYAFYKDANNPEKLKNNPNLRSWKSFSQPVIDELLGFDYPIYLVSGTEDIVAELNDLAPLYFIRNHKNNLTIKRYYNLEHNYFEVQNDGRPDYKKPHWKDVMTDFLAWTLEQKTTANSN; encoded by the coding sequence ATGAAATTCATTTTTTTTATCTGTTCATTATTAATGTCACAGGCTGCCTTCGGACAGAAAACAAGCGTTATCAACAATGAGTCAACTGTTTTTACACTTGAAACTCCAAATAGTAAAATTGATTTTTTAGTCATTGATCCAGCTCCAAAAAGCAAAAAGCCTCTATTTTTGTTTTGTCAGGGCTCCTTGCCCATACCACTATACTTTAATTATAAAAAAGAAGGTTTAAGTCTTTTTGGGGGTGGACTAACCAACTTTAACTACCAGGATATCATAAAATTGTACCATCTCATCGTCATTTCCATGCCAGAAACGCCTGTTATCGTCGATGAATCGCAGCTTAATGATTCCTATTGGTATTATGGCGACTCTAAAGATAAAAATATCCCTAGTAGAGCTTATCAAGAAGCAGACTATCTCGATAATTATGTGAATCGAGCAGTTTCCGTATTAGATTACCTGAGCAAACAACCTTGGGTAGATAATTCGCAATTAACAGTATTTGGACATTCCCAAGGTGGACATGTAGCCGCCAAACTAGCCAATAAATATAAAAAAGTCAGCAAACTGGGTTTATCAGGGACAAATTTGTTTGGGCGGATAGACCAAGATATACGGCAAGCAAAGCGCGATGTCCAAAAAGGAAAAATTACCTGGCAACAAGCCTCTCAAAAAATTGAACAAACCTATGCGTTTTATAAAGATGCCAACAACCCGGAGAAATTAAAAAACAATCCCAATTTGCGCTCCTGGAAGTCATTTTCACAACCTGTTATTGATGAGCTATTGGGATTTGACTACCCAATCTATCTGGTCTCCGGCACAGAAGACATTGTAGCTGAATTAAATGATCTAGCACCACTCTATTTTATAAGAAATCACAAAAACAACCTGACGATAAAAAGATATTACAATCTCGAGCATAATTATTTTGAAGTTCAGAATGATGGTAGGCCCGATTACAAAAAACCACATTGGAAGGACGTCATGACAGACTTTCTAGCTTGGACATTAGAGCAAAAAACAACAGCGAACAGCAATTAA
- a CDS encoding von Willebrand factor type A domain-containing protein, whose translation MRTILFVIGLLLSLGGYAKNGYEVSGKVVDAYTGIALAGVQVSNVVTKEQSLTDDKGNYRIQVRDGKNTLIFSYVGYLEQRIAVNHRSKVDVALLQQNNTLDEVVVTGYERKVKRQTAPMMHVNTALSGQVSSLYIRGKAYMPNQNQESYRKVKENKFINPLKEPLSTFAADVDAASYSNVRRFINSGSLPEKDAVRVEEMINYFQYEVAGPKHGEPVNMVTELTKAPWNSAHQLMRVTLKAKDMPTAKLKASNLVFLIDVSGSMMGPGRLPLVKASLKMLVDQLRDIDHVAIVTYAGSAGVKLESTPGDEKMKIKSAIEELEAGGSTAGAAGIKKAYEIAKQQYIKGGNNRIILASDGDFNVGEYSDESMEELIAKESKSGIFLTVLGYGMGNLKDSKMEILANKGHGNYAYIDNISEARKAMVTEFGGTLFTVAKDVKIQVEFNPSYVQAYRLVGYENRMLEAEDFNNDQKMGGDMGVGHVVTALYEIVPVGVESGMVGTVDPLKCQQHANAATGRRNAELATVKFRYKEPEGQKSKLQQKVVGTAVTELNNVSDDLRFATAVAELGLLLRDSDFKQKANFDQLIVRAKASKGKDEEGYRAEFIRMAENARDLLRSKE comes from the coding sequence ATGAGAACAATACTTTTTGTGATAGGCTTGTTGCTATCCTTGGGCGGATACGCCAAGAACGGATATGAAGTTAGCGGTAAGGTGGTTGATGCATATACGGGAATTGCTCTTGCCGGAGTGCAGGTAAGCAATGTCGTAACTAAAGAGCAGAGCCTGACTGATGATAAAGGAAATTATCGCATCCAGGTTCGGGATGGTAAAAATACCTTGATTTTTAGTTATGTCGGATATCTCGAGCAACGGATCGCGGTCAACCATCGCTCAAAGGTTGATGTGGCGTTGTTGCAGCAAAACAATACACTGGATGAAGTAGTGGTGACCGGATATGAGCGCAAAGTGAAGCGCCAGACGGCACCGATGATGCATGTTAATACAGCCTTGTCTGGACAAGTGTCAAGTTTGTATATCCGAGGGAAGGCATATATGCCGAATCAAAACCAGGAATCTTATCGGAAGGTAAAGGAAAATAAGTTTATCAATCCGCTTAAAGAACCTTTATCAACGTTTGCGGCAGATGTTGATGCCGCCTCTTATAGTAATGTACGTCGTTTTATAAATTCGGGAAGTTTGCCTGAAAAAGATGCGGTACGCGTTGAAGAAATGATCAATTATTTTCAGTATGAGGTGGCTGGACCTAAACATGGTGAGCCTGTAAATATGGTCACTGAATTGACGAAGGCACCCTGGAATAGTGCACATCAACTTATGCGCGTAACGTTAAAAGCGAAAGATATGCCAACGGCAAAGCTTAAAGCTTCCAATTTGGTGTTTTTGATTGATGTTTCTGGATCGATGATGGGGCCGGGGCGTCTGCCTTTAGTAAAAGCTTCGTTGAAGATGTTGGTTGATCAGCTTCGTGACATAGACCATGTGGCTATTGTGACGTATGCCGGCTCGGCAGGGGTAAAATTGGAAAGTACGCCTGGTGATGAAAAGATGAAAATAAAATCGGCTATTGAGGAGCTGGAAGCAGGCGGGAGTACCGCTGGTGCAGCGGGAATTAAGAAGGCTTACGAAATTGCCAAGCAACAATATATCAAAGGTGGAAACAACCGAATTATTTTGGCGAGTGACGGTGATTTCAATGTTGGAGAGTACAGTGACGAATCGATGGAAGAATTGATTGCGAAAGAAAGTAAATCAGGCATTTTCCTTACGGTACTCGGTTATGGCATGGGGAATCTTAAGGACAGTAAGATGGAAATCCTTGCGAACAAAGGTCATGGAAATTACGCTTATATCGATAATATTTCGGAAGCGCGAAAGGCGATGGTGACCGAATTTGGGGGAACGTTGTTTACTGTTGCTAAAGATGTAAAGATTCAGGTCGAATTCAATCCAAGTTATGTGCAGGCCTATCGCTTGGTAGGATATGAAAATCGTATGCTGGAGGCCGAGGATTTTAATAATGATCAAAAGATGGGCGGTGATATGGGCGTAGGCCACGTGGTGACAGCCTTGTATGAAATTGTACCTGTCGGGGTTGAGTCGGGAATGGTCGGAACGGTAGATCCATTAAAATGTCAGCAGCATGCAAATGCTGCAACCGGACGTAGAAATGCTGAACTGGCAACAGTTAAATTTCGGTACAAAGAGCCTGAAGGGCAGAAAAGTAAGTTGCAGCAAAAGGTGGTAGGGACTGCGGTAACCGAGTTGAACAATGTGAGTGACGATTTACGCTTTGCAACAGCGGTAGCGGAACTTGGTTTACTACTTCGTGATTCTGATTTTAAGCAAAAGGCCAATTTTGACCAGCTGATCGTGCGCGCAAAAGCTTCCAAAGGAAAAGACGAGGAAGGTTATCGGGCTGAATTTATCCGTATGGCTGAAAATGCGCGAGACTTATTGAGATCGAAGGAATAG
- a CDS encoding sugar phosphate isomerase/epimerase, with translation MKRRTLIGTLVAGCMMLAITPTFAQRKAAKKEIGLQLYSVREEIGKNPNFDQILQKIAALGYTGVEAAGYKDGKLYNLSPQEFKAKVEKAGMKVISSHATKTLSEKELSSGDFTESLKWWDECIATHKAAGMKYIVTPWMEVPKTLKDLETQCRYLDAVGAKCRQQGIVYGYHNHSHEFKKVEDKVMYDYMIEHTNPENVFFEMDVYWAVMGQVSPVDYFNKYAGRFKALHIKDHREIGQSGMVGFDAIFNNSNAAGLQYIFVELEETRNDIYTGLQQSIDYLKKAPFVKASYLK, from the coding sequence ATGAAAAGAAGAACTCTTATCGGAACATTGGTAGCTGGATGTATGATGTTGGCTATTACTCCAACATTTGCGCAACGAAAAGCTGCAAAAAAGGAAATCGGTCTACAGTTATACTCTGTACGTGAAGAAATAGGGAAGAACCCAAATTTCGACCAGATTCTGCAAAAGATCGCTGCGTTAGGCTATACAGGAGTGGAAGCTGCTGGATATAAGGATGGCAAATTATATAATTTGAGTCCACAGGAGTTTAAAGCAAAAGTGGAAAAGGCGGGAATGAAGGTAATTTCATCACACGCAACGAAGACTTTGTCAGAAAAAGAGCTATCTTCTGGAGATTTTACGGAATCTTTAAAATGGTGGGATGAGTGTATCGCTACGCATAAAGCTGCGGGAATGAAATACATTGTTACACCTTGGATGGAGGTTCCTAAAACACTAAAAGATCTGGAAACACAATGTCGCTATCTGGATGCGGTGGGCGCCAAATGCCGCCAGCAGGGAATCGTATACGGATATCACAACCACTCACACGAATTTAAAAAAGTGGAAGATAAAGTGATGTACGATTATATGATCGAGCATACAAATCCTGAGAATGTATTTTTTGAAATGGACGTATATTGGGCAGTAATGGGGCAGGTCAGCCCTGTGGATTATTTTAATAAATATGCGGGTAGATTTAAAGCATTACATATTAAAGACCACCGTGAAATTGGTCAGAGCGGTATGGTGGGATTTGATGCGATTTTTAACAACTCAAATGCGGCGGGATTACAATATATCTTTGTTGAGCTGGAAGAAACCCGTAATGATATCTATACTGGTCTACAGCAAAGTATCGATTATTTGAAAAAGGCCCCTTTTGTTAAAGCAAGCTATTTAAAATAA
- a CDS encoding sigma-70 family RNA polymerase sigma factor has protein sequence MSAFKSSKIDTPQDHELLLRYQESMDLQVLGDLYQRHTEMVYYVCLRYLQDSELSKDAVMNIFEELIYKVNKQEIKDFPRWLYVLSKNHCLMYLRSQKNKSQISLDEFVKFPGDLHQYEQYDEKEEQLTAMEGCLDKLPEKQQQSVRLFFLEEKCYKEISESTGYSLNEVKSYIQNGKRNLKNCMEAWNEQQ, from the coding sequence ATGTCCGCATTTAAGTCGTCGAAAATAGATACACCACAAGACCACGAGCTCTTGTTGCGCTATCAGGAGTCCATGGATCTTCAGGTATTGGGCGATCTATACCAGCGACATACCGAAATGGTATATTATGTTTGCTTAAGGTATCTCCAAGACTCCGAATTGAGCAAAGATGCCGTCATGAATATCTTTGAGGAATTAATATATAAAGTCAACAAGCAAGAAATCAAAGATTTTCCAAGATGGCTCTATGTATTAAGCAAAAATCATTGTCTGATGTATTTGAGGTCTCAAAAAAACAAATCTCAAATTTCTTTGGATGAATTTGTGAAATTTCCGGGAGACCTGCATCAGTATGAACAATATGATGAAAAAGAAGAACAATTAACAGCCATGGAAGGCTGTCTGGACAAATTGCCAGAAAAACAGCAACAGTCGGTCAGACTTTTCTTTTTAGAGGAAAAATGTTACAAAGAGATCAGTGAATCTACCGGTTATAGCTTGAACGAAGTAAAGAGTTATATCCAAAATGGAAAACGGAATTTAAAAAATTGCATGGAGGCTTGGAATGAGCAACAGTAA
- a CDS encoding N-acetyltransferase family protein encodes MNQLKFRNAEQHDLPYIVEIYNSTIASRMVTADTEPVSVASRQKWFDEHNASKRPLWMVEDQNNQLLGWVSFQSFYGRPAYDATVEISIYLNEKHRGRGLGKQILQYCIDKAADFGVHTLLGFIFAHNLASIALFEKMGFEEWANLPNIATLDQEERSLKILGIRIK; translated from the coding sequence ATGAATCAATTAAAATTTCGCAACGCCGAACAACATGATTTACCATACATCGTAGAAATATACAATTCAACAATTGCATCTCGTATGGTCACAGCAGACACCGAACCTGTATCTGTTGCGAGTAGACAAAAATGGTTTGATGAACACAACGCTTCGAAAAGACCTTTATGGATGGTAGAAGATCAAAATAATCAACTCCTTGGATGGGTTAGTTTCCAATCGTTCTATGGTCGTCCGGCTTATGATGCCACAGTAGAAATCAGTATCTATTTGAATGAAAAACACCGAGGCCGAGGATTGGGTAAACAGATTCTACAATATTGCATAGACAAAGCAGCGGATTTCGGCGTACACACCTTGTTGGGATTTATCTTCGCGCACAATCTTGCCAGCATCGCGTTGTTTGAGAAAATGGGATTCGAGGAATGGGCCAATTTACCCAATATTGCAACGCTCGATCAGGAAGAGCGAAGCTTAAAGATACTGGGAATAAGGATTAAGTAG